The following nucleotide sequence is from Halorussus caseinilyticus.
AACTCGGGGGGCGATTCCCGTGACCGCGGCGACGGGCGTCGTCTCGGGCGTTCGGGTCAGTCACGACCACGCGGGACTGGACGAGGTTGAGGCCGCCTGCCACGCCGACGAAAAGATGGTTCTCCGGCGACTGCTCGACGCGCCGGGCGTCAACGAAGCGTTCACGCTCCAGACGTGCAACCGCTTCGAGGCCTACGTCGTCACCGACGCCGATACCGCCGGACGTGCGACGTTGGCCGACTTCGCGCCCGACGTGGGCGGACACTCCGTCGTAGAGATGGGCCACGAACAGAGCCTGCGCCACTTGCTCCGGGTGGCGGCCGGACTCGAATCGCTCGTCCTCGGCGAGGACCAGATTCTCGGGCAGATTCGGGACGCCTACGAGTCGGCCCGCGAGGTGGGTGCGCTCGGCCCGATGTTGGACGCGGCGGTGACGAAAGCCATCCACGTCGGGGAACGCGCCCGGACCGAGACCGACATCAACGACGGCGCGGTGTCGGTCGGGAGCGCGGCGGTCAGACTGCTCGGCGACCACACCGACCTCACCGACGCCACCGCGTTGGTCGTCGGCGCGGGAGAGATGGGAACCATCGCGGCCCACGCCCTCGCTGACGCCGACGTTCACACGCTCTACGTCGCCAACCGGTCGCTCGACGGCGCGGCCGAAGTCGCTCGGGCTGTGGACCACGACGACGTACACACGGTCGCACTCGACGAACTCGCCTCGACGCTCAACTTCGCGGACGTGGTAGTCAGCGCCACGGGAAGCGACACACACGTCCTCACCGCCGACGACTTCCGCGGGTCCGGCGAGATGGAAGTCGTGGACATCGCCCAACCGCGGGACGTGTCGCCCGCCGCGGAGACGCTGAACGGCGTGCGCGTCCACGGCATGTCGGCGCTGGAGTCGGTCACGGACGAGACCGAGCGCCGACGCCGGGCCGCCGCCGAATCGGTAGAGGCGATGATAGACCGGGAGTTCGACCACCTGCTCGAGAGTTACAAGCGCAAGCGCGCCGACGAGGTGATTTCGGCGATGTACGAGAGCGCCGAGCGCGCCAAGGAGCGCGAACTCTCGGAGGCGCTCACGAAACTTGACGCCCACGGCGGACTCACCGACGACCAACGCGAAATCGTCTCGTCGCTGGCCGACGCGCTGGTCTCGCAACTGCTCGCGCCGCCGACCAAGAGTCTGCGGGACGCCGCCGCCGAGGACGACTGGGCGACCATCAACACGGCGCTTCAACTGTTCGACCCCGACTTCGGCGGGAGCGACCGGCCACCGGCGTTCGTCCGCGAGCAGTTCGCCGACGGCGAGGTTCCCGACGACGTGGCCGAACGGATGCCCGACGACGTTCGGGCGATGATTGCGAGCGACGACGACTGACTCGCACAGCTATCGGTCGCTATAGTTACTTCACTAGAAGATAACCTGCAAGCCCGACGACAGCAATCAGCGCGACCAACGCCGAGATAAAGACGAGTCCAGCGAGCGAGCCTACGACTCCGACGTTAGTGATGTTTGCAAGCGAATCTAAGGCGACCCACGCGATGGCGAGTGTGGCAAACGCGCCGAGGGACTTCAGAATGTAATCAACGATTTCGTTGATTTCCTGTCTAGTTGCCATTGTTATAGCCCCGTCTCCACTTGTGTTCTTGTTTGAAGTTCGGTTTCCATCATCATAACTGTTCACTTCCATCTCCTATCGTAGAGTCACTCCCGCCATCTGCCTCATCAGTCTGTTCTGACCCCGCTTCTGGCCCGTCGGATTCCGTCGTGGTTTTCTTCGGTTCGTCGCACTCCGGAGTCCCCTCCTCGGAGTCGTCTCCTACTCCTTCGTCATCCACTGTCTGTCCGCCTTCGTAGTCTCCTGTTTCCCCGGTCGTCCTATCCGTGGATGCCGTTTCGGTAGGTATCTTCGTGAACATCATTCCTGCAACGACAGCAATCATAACGAACGTAAGGAGGACAAAGACCAGAGCAAGCCTCAGAACTCCGGCCATATCTGCCGTCAATCCTCCAGCAACAGCGATAATTCCACCGACGACGAGAAGGAGAATCCCGGTGAACAGAAATTTGTTGATGTTCTGTCCAACCCTAGCATAGTCGCTCGTCGTAAGTCGTAGCAGTCCCGTAAAGAGCGGGAGCAAGATTCCGATAGCTTGGATGAGACGAAGCGTATATTCCGGATTGGAACCCGAGACGCCCATCGGAGCGTTTCCGACACCCTGTGGCAAACCCACGGAGAGACCGAGTATCGTTAGAAAAACGCCGACTAACCAACCGGCTAGAAAGACTACCTTCCAATCCATTTCTCGAAATGAATGCGCTTTGGGCATGAGGGAATTCTCTCTGAAATTCGTAGTCGAATACGACTATAGTATGGATTCGTATAAATTTTATTCTCCCGTCCAGACAGCAACGAAAGACCACCGCCCGGAGAATCGGCTCCGACTTCCCACTCTGTCACCGGACTTTATCAGCCAGAACGCCGAACAGCCACGCATGGCAGATTTGCTTTCCGACGACGAGATTCAGGCCCGACTCCCCGACGGATGGGAGCGCGTAGGCGACGAAATCCTCCGGGTCTTCGAGTTCGACGACTACCTCGAAGGCGTGGCGTTCGCCACCGAGGTCGGCGAACTCGCCGAAGAGGAGTTTCACCACCCGACGATGAAAATCGGCTACGAGGAGGTCGAAGTCCGGTTCACTAGCCACGAGGAGGGTGGCATCACCGACGCCGACGTGGACATGGCCGAACTCACCAACGACCTGCGCTGACTCGGAGTCGGACGATGGACGCCAGATACGTCTTCGCGGTCCGGTTCCGCCTCGAACCCGCGACCGAAGGCGTCTCGGTCGCTCCCGACGAGTTCGAGACCCGACTCTCCCGCGGGGCCGACCCGCCGGGCGAGGACGGGTGGTTGTTCTTCCGTGACAACCTCTGGCGTGGGGAAATCAACGACGAGCGCCACTTCCGGCGGTTGACCGAGCAAGCGCTCGGCGCGACGGTAGTGTCGGTCGAGTACCGGGCACTGGAGACCGACGAGGAGTATCTGGCGGCGTTGAGAGACGAGATTCGGGACGACCTCGGGACGTTCAGGGCCGATTCGGTCTCCGAGGTGTTGAACAAGTACCTCGGGAGTTCTATCGAGGTCCAAAAGTAGGACGTTCTCGGGCCGTCGCGTCCCCGACCGTTCCGGTCGCTCGCCGGTCTCGACCGGAAAACGTTTATTTTGCCGGAGTACCTACACGTCTGTCCCTATGGTCGCCCGTGAGTACGATTACTGGTTGCTCGACTTGGACGGCACCCTCATCGACGTGGACTGGTCGTATCCGCGTTCGGTGTTCGACCGGGTAGGCGACCGACTCGGCCGGGAGTTCTCCGACCGCGAGGCCGAGATTCTCTGGCACGGGCTCGGCGGCAACCGCAACGACCAGTTGCGCGAGTGGGGAATCGACCCCGAGGACTTCTGGCCGGAGTTCCACGACGTGGAGGACCCACAGCGCCGGGCCGAAGAGACGTTTCTCTACGACGATGCGGCGTTCGTCGGCGAGTTGGACTGTCCGGTCGGACTCGTCACCCACTGCCAGCCGTTTCTCACCAACCCCGTGTTGGACGAACTCGACATCCGCGACTGGTTCGACACCGTTATCTGCTGTGACGAGGAGTTAGGCTGGAAACCCGACCCCGCGCCGATGCACCACGCGATGGAGCGACTCAGTGTCCGAGAGAACGGTCACGACGGCGTGTACGCGGGCGACGGCGCGAGCGACGTTGGCGCGGCGTGGAACGCCGGACTCGACGCGATTCACGTCGAGCGCCACGGCCACCACCGACGCGAGCAGTGCGTCTTGGGCGATTATCGCGTGGAGGGCTTCGACGAGTTGCTGACGACGCCGAACTCGAAGTGAGCCGGGAGAGGAAAACATAATTATTTCTTTTGGCAATAATTTTGATTGTATAGGGACTAAAGACGTTTCTCTATTCGACTATCGAAGACTTACGAGTCGGTAGAGTCACCGCGACCCCCCGTGGACGTTCCACCGGGCGCTACCGCCCGAACCCCGGCAGTTCGGAGAGTACGGCGTCCAACTCCTCGTCCAGCGCACGCCGGAGTTCCCGGACGCCGGACTTCTCGGTGCGGTCGGGGTTCGCCAGCACGCGGACCGTCTCGGAGCCGACCGGGACGAACCCGAGACCGAGTTTCTCTGCGGTCGCTCGCAGGCCGAGTCCGGCGTCGGCCTGCTCGCCCGCGACCTTTCTGGCGGGACTCTCGTGTGCCTTCGCCGCGAGTCCGAAACCGTCGATGGACTCTACGAGGTCGTGGCGCGAGACTCCCCGGTCGTCCGCGAGGTCCGCGACGGCGTTCCCGAGGGAGGTCCGCAGGCCCGAGTCCGACCCCCGGTTGACGAACCGCAGGTCTCGGTCCACGAGGTCCACGAGACCCGCGACTTCTTCCGGGTTCCCGGCGGGCACGACCAGTCCCCACTCGCGGTCGTAGGCCGCGAGTTCGGTCGCTTCCACCCCGCGGTCGTCGGCGGACCCGCCGCTCGTGACCGCGAAGTCCGGCACGCCGTCGCGGAGTCGGCGCAGGCCCTCGCGCGACCCGACAGAGAGGTAGCGCGGTCGTTCGAGCGCGTCGAGCAGGCGGGCCAGCGCGGGGTCGTCCTCGCCGACACCCAACGCCGTCGGCGGGCGCACCTCCGGCGAGAACAACTGGACTTCGACCGACTCGCCCTCGGCGACGTAGGCGGTGTCGGCCGGAACTTCGACCACGCCGTCGGCCTCCACGAGACTGGTGGTTGCACCGCTCCCCTTGTCGGTCGTGTAGGCCAGCAGGTCGCCCGGCCCGTCGCTCCCGGCGTCCTCGACCAGTCCGACGGGCATCATCCGCATCCGACCCTCGCCGTATCGCTCCTCGGCGGCCATTCGCGCCTCGACTGTCGCAGTGGCGGGTTCGGGGACTCCGGCCGCCTCGCGGACGGCGGGCGCGACGAACGTCCGGAAGATGGTGAGCGCCGAGACGGGGTATCCGGGGAGTCCGACGTAGGCGGACTCCCCGACGCGTCCGATTAGCATCGGCTTGCCGGGTTTGACCGCCACGCCGTGCAGGAGAAGTTCGCCGCGCTCTTCGATGACGCGGTAGATTACGTCCACGGCGCTTGCGCTCGTGGACCCCGACGACAGCACGAGGTCGCACTCGTCTGCGGCCTCTCGCAGAATCGCCTCCATCTCGTCGTAGTCGTCGCCAGCGTGGGGGTAGAGTTTCGGCTCTCCGCCCGCCTCTTCGACCGCTGTGGCGACGGTGTAGCTGTTCACGTCGTAGATTTGGCCCGCCGCGCTGTCCACTTCCTCGCCGGGCCGGACCAACTCGTCGCCGGTCGAGACGATGCCGACCGTCGGCTTGCCTCCGACAGGCACTGACTCGACGCCGAGCGCGGACAGCAGGCCGATTTCCCGCGCGGTCAGGCGCGTTCCCGGTCCGAGCGCACGCTCACCCGCGGCCACGTCCGCGCCCGCGAGCATCACGTGGTCGCCGGGCGCGACGGCGGTCCGGACCAGTACCGTCTCGCCGTCGTCCGACTCTTCGGTGCGCTCTACCATCACAACGGCGTCCGCGCCCTCGGGCATCACCGCGCCGGTCGAGATTTCGACGGCGTGGCCCTCTTCGACCGCTACGTCGGGTTCCTCGCCCGCGTGGACCGCACCGGCGAGTTCGAGGCTCGCGGGGTCGGATTCGTCCGCGCCGAAGGTGTCGCGGGCGCGCACCGCGTAGCCGTCCATGCTCGCGCGGTCGAACCCCGGCACGTCGAGCGCCGCGTCGATTCGCTCCGCGAGGACGCGGCCGCGGGCCTCCGCGAGGGGGACCTGTTCCGGGTCGGGCGTTAGGTCGAGGCTAGCGATTGCTTGCCGGGCGTCTTCGGGGTCCGCGAGGTCTCTGAACTCCTTTCTATCTGTCATTTTTCATCATCTCCTTGTGGTGTTTGGCGGTTGGGTGTTGTTTTCAGGGTTCTACGTAGAAGAAACGGGCCAGAAGCGACGGCAGAGGATTCGGGGGTGAACGCCTCTGAAGCCCCCGCCCGGTCGCGGTCGCTGGCCGACATATCCGCGCCTCTCCGCACCGCCCGGCGCGGATAGGGGTCGGCCAGACGACCACGCCTTCGGCGCGACCGGGCGGCCCCTTCATCCACCCGAACCGCACCGCGACCGCGGGCCACGGGCCTCCCCAACCGACTGCGCGTCTCGGCCTCCGCTTCGCTCCGGCCTACGATGCTCGTCCCTCGCGCGGGGAGGGCGCGGCGCACGAGAGCGCCGCGCCAGCGCGCGCCGACCGCAGAGCAATGAAATTGATTGTTTAAAAGTCTATTTCCTTCCCGAAAGACTTGTAGAGGTTGCTCTAGCGTCCGTCCACGTTCGCCGTTCCGTTTCACGCCGACCACTCCCAGTCCTGCACGCTCACGGTCTCGCCCTCCGGAATCCCCTCGCGGCCCTCGGGCACTTCGACCCACCCGTCCGCGAGCGCCACGCTGGAGAGGACGCCCGACCCCGAAGCTCTGGTGGGGGTCGCCGTCGCCTCGCCGTCGTCGTCCTCGCCGAGTTGCACCCGAGCGAACGTCCGGATGCCCGGTTCGCTCCGAATCTTCCGGTCGAGTCGGGCCTCGGTCGTCGGGAAGCCGTTTCGGGGTAGCCCTCCGACCGCCTTCAGCGCGGGCCGGAGGAACTGGACCGCGTTGATGATGCACGCGACTGGGTAGCCGGGGAGCATCACGACCGGCGTCTCTTCGACCACGCCGACAGCGACGGGGTGGCCGGGCTTGAGCGCGACCCCGTGGAACAGGATTTCGCCGAGGTCGGCCACGACTTCGGGGAGCAGGTCGCGCTCGCCCACCGACGACCCGCCGGTGGTGACCACCACGTCTTTCGTCAGGTCGCGCTGGATGGCCGCCCGGAGCGCGTCGGGGTCGTCGGTCACCACGTCGCGGTAGGTCGCTCGGCCGGCCCACCGCTCGACGTAGCGCGAGACCGTCAGGCCGTTGGTCTCCACGACTTCGCCGGAGTCGGGGTCGGACTGGACCAACTCCTCGCCGGTCGGAACCACCCCGACCGTGGGTCGCTCGCGGACCGCCACGGTATCGACGCCGACCGACTTGAGCAGGCCCAAATCGGAGGGCCGCAGGCGGTGGCCCGCATCGTAGAGGTGCTGGCCCTCTTCCACGTCCTCGCCGACCGGCGCGACGTTCTCGCCTTCGGCCACGGCGTCGAAAACCTCCACGTCGTCTCCGAACTCGTCTACCTGCTCTATCATCACCACGGCGTCCGCGCCCGCGGGGAGTTCGCTCCCGGTGTGGACCCTGACGGCACTCCGGGGTGCCATCTCCCGGGCGCGTCCAAGCACCTCGGGCGACCGGTCGCTCGCGCCGAAGGTGTCCTCGGCCCGGACCGCGTAGCCGTCCATCGCGGCCCGCGGGTAATGGGGCACGTTTCGCGCCGCGACGACCTCCTCGGCGAGGACTCGGCCGTCTGCGGAGGCGAGGGGCACCTCCTCGGTCCGGTCGTGAGGAGCCACCGCGTCGAGGAGGCGCTCGCGGGCCTCGCCGACGCGAGTCTTGTCCTTGAACCCGGACTGTTTCCGGTCCGGTTGGTCTTCGCTCATGGGTTGAAATCGGCCGCCCGCGGGCAAAAACGTGTGGGAAAGCCCCGCAGACCGGACCACACCCTTTTTCGCCCCGCCGTCCTAAGACGCAGGTATGTCAGCGCTTCGTGAGGCCATGCGGGAGTTGCCGGACGCGGTGTTCGCCGACTTGCTGGAGAGCGACGACGCCTACCTGCTGGTCATCGACCTGCCGGGTGCCAACGAGAAGACGGTGGACGTGGGTGTCACGGACGGACGACTCGAAATCGAGGCGCGCCGCGAGAAGGACGTGCCGATGGACTTCTCGTACCTCCAAGAGGAGCGGTCGCTGTTCCTCGACGCCGACCTCCCCCTGCCGCCGGACGCCACCGGTGCGGACGCGGAGGCGACCATCGACCGGGGAGTGCTGGAGCTTCGCCTGCCCAAGCGCGAGGCCACCCCGGAACAGGAAATTCCCATCGAGAGCCGGTGACCCCGCGGGGTGGTCACACTGGCTAACCTCCGTGCGTACCGGCGGTTCTTCGTGGTCGCGTACCACTTCCTGCCGCTACTGCTGAGTTACGCCCGCGACAGACGCCGGTACCTGCTGTTCGGCGGACCTCGCCGCGTCGATAGCGGGATGCGCGTCGAGCGAGCCAACACCCTGCTGGAGTCGTTGCTGACGCTCGGCCCGACGTTCATCAAACTCGGCCAGTTGCTCTCGACTCGGCCGGACATCCTGCCCCCCGAGTACGTGGACGTGCTGTCGAAGCTACAGGACGAGGTGCCGCCAGCGCCGTGGGCCGAGGCGCGGGCCGTCCTCGAAGACGAACTCGGGTCAGTCGAAGACCGGTTCGACGAGTTCGACTCGGAGGCCATCTCCGGGGCGAGTCTCGGGCAGGTCTACACCGCCGAAGTCGACGGCGAAGAAGTGGCGGTGAAGATTCGGCGGCCCAACATCGAGGAACTGGTGAACGCCGACCTGCGCGTGATTCGGTGGTCGCTCCCGATTCTGCTCCGGTTCATCGGACAGGCCCGCGCGTTCTCGCTTGAGAACCTCGCCGACGAGTTCGCCCGGACGATTCGCCAAGAGATGGACTACGGCCGGGAGGCCGCGATGCTCGAAGAGATTCGGTCGAACTTCGAGGGCAACGACGACGTGGCGATTCCGTCGGTCCTCGATTCGCACTCCGGGCCGCGGGTACTGACGATGGAGTACATCACCGGCACGAAAATCAACGACGTGGAGGAACTCGACGCGACGGGTCTCGACCGCCACCAACTCGCGGTCAACTTACAGGAGGCCTACCTCCAGATGCTACTGGAGGACGGGGTGTTCCACGCCGACCCGCACCCCGGAAACCTCGCGGTGCGCGAGGACGGGACCATCGTCTTCTACGACTTCGGCATGTCCGGTCGAGTGGACGAGTTCATCCAGAACAAAATCGTGGACTTCTATATCGCGGTGGCAAATCAGGACATCGACGGGATTCTCGACGCCCTCGTGGAGATGGGGACGCTCAGCCCCGAGGCCGACCGAGCGACGATGGGACAGGTGATGGAACTCGCAATCGAGGACGCCCGCGGCGAGGACATCGAGACCTACCGGGTCCAGCAAATCGTCGAGCAGGTCGAGGACACCATCTACGAGTTCCCCCTGCGTCTGCCCTCGAACCTCGCGCTGGTTCTGCGGGTCGCTACCGTGGTCGAGGGGGTCTGCGTCACGCTCGACCCCGACTTCGACTTCATCTCGGTTGCGACCGACTACCTGACCGAACAGGGCTACCGCGAGGAGTCGATAAAGCAGTTCGCCGCCGAGACGGGCGACCAGATTCAGCGGTCGATTCAGTCGTCGGTCCGGGTCCCGCCGAAACTGGAGAACGCGCTGGACCGAATCGAGCGAGACGACTTCTACGTCCGGGCGGACGTTGAAGACGGCAACGACGTGTTCGAGGACCTCGCCAAGCGCCTCGTCTACGGCATGTTGCTCGCCTCGGGCGCGTTCTCGACGGCGTTCCTCTACGCGCTGACCACCGTGGAAGCGGCGGCAGTCGCGGGCGTCTTCTCGGCGGGGGTCGCGTTCCTGCTCTACCGGACGTTCCGCGGGCGAAAGGGTATCCGGGCGACGCCGCAGTTCACCCGTCACGAGATGCGCCAGCGCCGCGGCGGGAAGTGAGTTTTAGGATAGCCAAAAACTACTTTGCGTTTTGGAAAACTCTTTTCGGGTAGTAGCGAGAAGGGTCGAACATGGGACTACTGGAGAACCTCGTGCTGGTGTTCGTCGCGGGTCTCGTGACGGCGCTGGCGACGGGACTCGGCGCGCTTCCCTTCTTCGTCGTGGACGACTTCAGCGACCGGTGGAACGTCGCGTTGTGGGGGTTGGCGTCGGGCATCATGGTGTCGGCGTCGCTGTTCGGTCTCGTCAACGAGGGGTTGGCGTACGCGGAGGGCGGCTTTCCGGTGTTGATGGTCGGGGGTCTCCTCGCGGGCGTCGTACTGGTGGAAGCGGCAGACTGGGCGCTCGACGCCATCGACATCGAAGGCGGCGACGAGAGCGAGGCGAGTCACGACCATCACGGTGAGGACGACCACGCTCACGCCGACGGCGGCCATAGCCACGGCGAACACGCGATGGAGGCCGAGGCGTTCGCCGAGGGCGACCTCCGGAAACTCGTCCTCATCCTCGGCATCCTGACGGTCCACAGTTTCCCGGAGGGGGTCGCGGTCGGCGTCTCGTTCGCGGAGTTGGGCTTCGCGGGGGGCATCCCGATTCTCGGCTTTTCGGTGCCCCTGCTCGCGGTGTTCATGACCGTCGCCATCTCCATCCACAACGTCCCGGAGGGATTGGCCATCTCCATCCCGATGCGCGCG
It contains:
- the hemA gene encoding glutamyl-tRNA reductase, which produces MTAATGVVSGVRVSHDHAGLDEVEAACHADEKMVLRRLLDAPGVNEAFTLQTCNRFEAYVVTDADTAGRATLADFAPDVGGHSVVEMGHEQSLRHLLRVAAGLESLVLGEDQILGQIRDAYESAREVGALGPMLDAAVTKAIHVGERARTETDINDGAVSVGSAAVRLLGDHTDLTDATALVVGAGEMGTIAAHALADADVHTLYVANRSLDGAAEVARAVDHDDVHTVALDELASTLNFADVVVSATGSDTHVLTADDFRGSGEMEVVDIAQPRDVSPAAETLNGVRVHGMSALESVTDETERRRRAAAESVEAMIDREFDHLLESYKRKRADEVISAMYESAERAKERELSEALTKLDAHGGLTDDQREIVSSLADALVSQLLAPPTKSLRDAAAEDDWATINTALQLFDPDFGGSDRPPAFVREQFADGEVPDDVAERMPDDVRAMIASDDD
- a CDS encoding 4a-hydroxytetrahydrobiopterin dehydratase, whose amino-acid sequence is MADLLSDDEIQARLPDGWERVGDEILRVFEFDDYLEGVAFATEVGELAEEEFHHPTMKIGYEEVEVRFTSHEEGGITDADVDMAELTNDLR
- the lwrS gene encoding LWR-salt protein yields the protein MDARYVFAVRFRLEPATEGVSVAPDEFETRLSRGADPPGEDGWLFFRDNLWRGEINDERHFRRLTEQALGATVVSVEYRALETDEEYLAALRDEIRDDLGTFRADSVSEVLNKYLGSSIEVQK
- a CDS encoding HAD family hydrolase, producing the protein MVAREYDYWLLDLDGTLIDVDWSYPRSVFDRVGDRLGREFSDREAEILWHGLGGNRNDQLREWGIDPEDFWPEFHDVEDPQRRAEETFLYDDAAFVGELDCPVGLVTHCQPFLTNPVLDELDIRDWFDTVICCDEELGWKPDPAPMHHAMERLSVRENGHDGVYAGDGASDVGAAWNAGLDAIHVERHGHHRREQCVLGDYRVEGFDELLTTPNSK
- a CDS encoding molybdopterin biosynthesis protein, which produces MTDRKEFRDLADPEDARQAIASLDLTPDPEQVPLAEARGRVLAERIDAALDVPGFDRASMDGYAVRARDTFGADESDPASLELAGAVHAGEEPDVAVEEGHAVEISTGAVMPEGADAVVMVERTEESDDGETVLVRTAVAPGDHVMLAGADVAAGERALGPGTRLTAREIGLLSALGVESVPVGGKPTVGIVSTGDELVRPGEEVDSAAGQIYDVNSYTVATAVEEAGGEPKLYPHAGDDYDEMEAILREAADECDLVLSSGSTSASAVDVIYRVIEERGELLLHGVAVKPGKPMLIGRVGESAYVGLPGYPVSALTIFRTFVAPAVREAAGVPEPATATVEARMAAEERYGEGRMRMMPVGLVEDAGSDGPGDLLAYTTDKGSGATTSLVEADGVVEVPADTAYVAEGESVEVQLFSPEVRPPTALGVGEDDPALARLLDALERPRYLSVGSREGLRRLRDGVPDFAVTSGGSADDRGVEATELAAYDREWGLVVPAGNPEEVAGLVDLVDRDLRFVNRGSDSGLRTSLGNAVADLADDRGVSRHDLVESIDGFGLAAKAHESPARKVAGEQADAGLGLRATAEKLGLGFVPVGSETVRVLANPDRTEKSGVRELRRALDEELDAVLSELPGFGR
- the glp gene encoding gephyrin-like molybdotransferase Glp produces the protein MSEDQPDRKQSGFKDKTRVGEARERLLDAVAPHDRTEEVPLASADGRVLAEEVVAARNVPHYPRAAMDGYAVRAEDTFGASDRSPEVLGRAREMAPRSAVRVHTGSELPAGADAVVMIEQVDEFGDDVEVFDAVAEGENVAPVGEDVEEGQHLYDAGHRLRPSDLGLLKSVGVDTVAVRERPTVGVVPTGEELVQSDPDSGEVVETNGLTVSRYVERWAGRATYRDVVTDDPDALRAAIQRDLTKDVVVTTGGSSVGERDLLPEVVADLGEILFHGVALKPGHPVAVGVVEETPVVMLPGYPVACIINAVQFLRPALKAVGGLPRNGFPTTEARLDRKIRSEPGIRTFARVQLGEDDDGEATATPTRASGSGVLSSVALADGWVEVPEGREGIPEGETVSVQDWEWSA
- a CDS encoding Hsp20/alpha crystallin family protein, yielding MSALREAMRELPDAVFADLLESDDAYLLVIDLPGANEKTVDVGVTDGRLEIEARREKDVPMDFSYLQEERSLFLDADLPLPPDATGADAEATIDRGVLELRLPKREATPEQEIPIESR
- a CDS encoding ABC1 kinase family protein, with translation MVTLANLRAYRRFFVVAYHFLPLLLSYARDRRRYLLFGGPRRVDSGMRVERANTLLESLLTLGPTFIKLGQLLSTRPDILPPEYVDVLSKLQDEVPPAPWAEARAVLEDELGSVEDRFDEFDSEAISGASLGQVYTAEVDGEEVAVKIRRPNIEELVNADLRVIRWSLPILLRFIGQARAFSLENLADEFARTIRQEMDYGREAAMLEEIRSNFEGNDDVAIPSVLDSHSGPRVLTMEYITGTKINDVEELDATGLDRHQLAVNLQEAYLQMLLEDGVFHADPHPGNLAVREDGTIVFYDFGMSGRVDEFIQNKIVDFYIAVANQDIDGILDALVEMGTLSPEADRATMGQVMELAIEDARGEDIETYRVQQIVEQVEDTIYEFPLRLPSNLALVLRVATVVEGVCVTLDPDFDFISVATDYLTEQGYREESIKQFAAETGDQIQRSIQSSVRVPPKLENALDRIERDDFYVRADVEDGNDVFEDLAKRLVYGMLLASGAFSTAFLYALTTVEAAAVAGVFSAGVAFLLYRTFRGRKGIRATPQFTRHEMRQRRGGK
- a CDS encoding ZIP family metal transporter → MGLLENLVLVFVAGLVTALATGLGALPFFVVDDFSDRWNVALWGLASGIMVSASLFGLVNEGLAYAEGGFPVLMVGGLLAGVVLVEAADWALDAIDIEGGDESEASHDHHGEDDHAHADGGHSHGEHAMEAEAFAEGDLRKLVLILGILTVHSFPEGVAVGVSFAELGFAGGIPILGFSVPLLAVFMTVAISIHNVPEGLAISIPMRAMDVSKWRMVGAAVFSSLPQPIGAVIAFAFVRWAKEFLPFGFGFAAGAMIYLVVTEFIPEALETGETLSGDGYRELLAGLGVGVAAMVPLMYV